Genomic segment of Paenalkalicoccus suaedae:
AACGACGGTGTCACAAAGTGGCAAGATATACTCAAGTTCTGTAAGCGGCGTTGCTGGATTTAATGCAACAGCCGTTTTAATTCCACTTTGCTTAATAAGCTGAACGTGACGATCTACGTGATCACTTGTTTCGATATGAAAGCTAATTTGATGAACATCAAGATCAATCATTTCCTGAATAAAGTACTCATTGTTCTTTGACATGATATGAACATCGAATTTCATGTTTGTGCGTGTTTTTAATTGTTTGATCGTATCTATGCCGAGTGGCATGCTTGGACTAAAATGACCATCGAGAATATCTACATGTAACAACTCAATCCCTAAGTCACTAATCTCTTTGACTCCAGCTTCTAAATTACAAAGATCTGCACACATGACGGAAGGTGCAATATCCACTTTCTTATTTTGCATTTTTATGCCTCCTTGTGCTTGTTTTTGCTTGTTTAACTTATTATAAGCGCTTCCATTTGATATGTAAAGTCTATATTTGCGCTTTTATGCGTTTTTATTGCGTGTTTCCTCCTAAAAGCACTTAAATTGTGCTAAAATATAGTTAGTTATTATTAGATAAAAGAGGTGTGATAAGCCGTGCTTAAACAGGAACGCCAGCAAAAGATTTTAGAGATATTAGAAGACGAGCATAAAATCATTGCAAGTGATTTAAGCCGAAGATTAACTGTATCAGAGGATACAATACGAAGAGACTTAAAAGAATTAGATAAACAGGGGCTCATCAAACGCGTTCATAGCGGAGCTCTCCGCATCGGACCTCCGGTTGTCGACTTTACAACAAGGCAGCAAATGTCTAATGAGATTAAAGTTAGCCTCGCAAAAAAAGCCATGGAATTAATCCATGACGACATGGTCTTGCTCATTGATGGCGGCACGACAAATCTGCAGTTTGTAAAAAATCTTCCATCAACATTGCGTGCAACCATAATCACTAACAGCCCTCCGATTGCAATGGCACTCGGAGACCGCGAAGATATTGAGGTCATTATGATAGGTGGCACGTTATTTAAACAATCTATGGTCAACCTAGGTATCGACACTGTCGAAGCATTAGATTCTATTCGCGCAGACCTCTATATAATGGGTGTTTATAATATTGACCCTCACATCGGTATTAGCGTACCTAGTATTTCAGAAGCTCTCGTCAAGCGAAAAATGGTGAATATCTCAACAAAAACACTCGCAATGGTAACGTCTGATAAACTCGATACAGTGTCTAATCATATTATTTGTCCAACAAATCAGCTAACGTACCTCGTTACAGAGAACGTAAAGGAATCTGTCCGTAAACTGTATGATAAACAAGATATTTTTGTAGTAGAGTAAAAAAAGAAGCAACCTCCCAAGTGGAGCGGGTTGCTTCTTTTTTATGTAGCTGCTACTAATAATGCTGCCTTCAATGAAAAGCGAGGCAACGGTCTTGCGCCTCGTGCCTCTTCCTCACAAAAAAGAGAAAGATGTCACTACTATTACAAACATCGTAACCGCAGGTGCCCCGTAGCGACGGGCGGACTCCTAGAGGGGAACTCGCGTAGGTGAAAATCCTTTTGCACGGCCCATGGACGGGCAAAATAGTTGAACTAGCGCCTCAGGAAAGACGCCCCATAGCGCAGGGGCACCGGAGGTGACCTCTCTTAACAATGATCTCCCCGGCCTTGTAAACTAAACTGTGTAAGTAAGAGTGCGTACGACTTTTACTTCGCAGTTTAGTTTTTTATTGTTAAGATAAATTCATATGGTTGGAGGAGGATGGGTATGGTGAAAAAGGATCGAAATGCTAAAGCGAGTGAGTTGGCAAAACAGATACTAGAGACGTATGAGCCTGAATCCGTTCAAGATATGCAGGAAGCCCTTAAAGATATCTTTGGTCCAATGTTTGAATCTATGCTAAAAGGCGAGATGAATCACCATCTAGGTTACCAATCTAACAGTAAAGAAGAGAAAGAATCACTAAACAGAAGAAATGGTTATGGGAAAAAGACGCTTCAAACGAGCTCTGGTGAACTGGACATTCAAGTGCCACGTGATCGAGACGGATCATTTGAACCTCTTCTTGTCCCAAAGCGTAAAAAGAATCTCTCTGAGATGGAGGATAAGGTAATCTCGATGTACGCGAGAGGTATGTCACAACGTGATATCTCCTCTACAATTGAGGAGATCTATGGCTTTTCCATCTCTCACGAGATGGTCTCAGACATCACAGACAGTGTGATGCCAGATCTTGAAGAGTGGCAGTTCCGTCCACTTCAAAGCTGTTATTCATTTCTGTTTGTAGACTGTATGTATACCACCATTCGTAACCACCACGAGACGAGAAAGTATGCCGTTTATACGATTCTCGGTTATACACTTGAAGGTAAAAAAGAGATTTTAGGTTTGTGGCTAAATGAAACAGAAAGTAAACACAAATGGATGCAGATCTTCGATGAGATTAAGTCCCGAGGTGTCGAAGACATCTTCTTTATTTCAATGGATGGTGTCAGTGGATTAGAAGAAGGCGCTAAAGCCGTCTTCCCAGAGGTCGTGGTCCAGCGTTGTATTGTTCATTTAATACGCAACTCTGTCCGTTATGTACCTTATAAAGACTATCGTGCTTTCACTAAATCTCTTAAAACCGTTTATGGTGCTCCAAATTTGAAAGCTTGCCGAAAAGCCTTTGATGAGTTTGAGAAGCAATGGACACAATACCCAGGCGCTATTGATGTCTGGAGAAGAAACCTTCAACACGTTGAACAGCTTTTTGATTATGGCAGTGCGATTCGAAGAATCATGTACACCACCAACGCGGTCGAAAGTGTTCACTCCAGCTTTAGAAAAGTCACTAAAAAAGGAGCATTCCCCCATGAGAATGCTTTATTAAAACTACTCTTTTTACGGATTAGAGAATTAGAAGTGAAATGGGCAACTGGCTTCGTTCCTAACTGGGCCCAAGTATTAAATCAGCTATTGATCAATGAAAGCCTACAGACTAGGGCTGCCAAGTACCTGGAGTAAGAAACTTACACAGTTTATTTGACAAACCCGATCTCCCCTGCAAACACCCCCACCATCAAGCAGACACCCTCACTCTTTCCTCCTCACGCACCCCAATCACAACCCGACACACATACACGCCTAACGCCAAAAACGCCACCGAACTCCCGACGTACACCGCCCGAATGCCGAGCCACTCCGCAAGCACCCCAACGCCAAACACCACCACAATTGCCCCGACCGCCTCGATCATCCCGACTAAATTCGTGAACCGCCCCAGTATCTCCACCGGGATCCGCGCTTGATAAAACGTCAAGAATCCAACGTGCGCAAACGTCATCGCAAACGTCAGCACGAAGAATCCGATCGCCGCCACCAAAAACGATTCCGCAAACGCGAACACCAAATACCCCACCGGCGTCACGACTGCTCCGACTCCCATCAACACGCTGACCCGCAACCGCGCGGCGAATCCTGCGTTTACCAGCGACCCAACAACCATGCCGAGACCTGCAATGCCAACTAAAAATCCATATGCCGATTCAGAAAATAACAACACGCTCGTCGCGAACGCGACCTCAAGAGAATCAATTCCAGCTAAAAATACGCCAAACATCCCAAACAGCACGTACACCCAAGTCACATAGCCGTTACTCCGTCCAAACGCGAGCACCGTCCGCAAGTCCTCCTTCACAACAGCAAACGTCACACGTTCAAACACCTCGTCTTCCTTCCGCGGATCTAAATCCGGCAACAGTATGATAATAAACGCCGACACTAGAAGCGCCACCGCATTCACCACGATCGCCGTCTCCGGTGAACTCACCACAAACAGAATTCCCGCAACCGACGGTCCGATGATAAAGCCACTCGATTGAATGAAGTTACGCAACGAATTGAACCGCTGCCTGTTTTCCCCCGGCACAAGCTTGGTCATGTACACGAGCGACGTCGACTCAAAGATCGAGCTCGCCATGTTGATCAAAAACACCAGCACATAAATCACGACCAACGAGTCAACAAACGCCACACATAAAATCAACCCCGCACGCACCACATCCAGTCCAATCATCATCGTCCGCTTATTAAGCCGATCGATAAACGACCCCGCCCACACATCCGTGGCGAGCGACGCCAACGGAATCAGCATATACAAAACTGCCACCGCAAACGGCGAGCCCGTCATCGTAAACACCAAAATGTTCAACGCGAGCAAATACACCCACGCACCAATATTCGAAATCCCAACTCCAACTAACAGTAAAAACGGAGCCTTCCAATTCATGTAGCATCACTCCCGACTAATTCTTCTTACCAAACAAAAAAAGTCCCACCCCCAAGGTTCATTAACCTTGAGGACGAGACTTCGTATGTAAGAAGTTCGCGGTGCCACCCCAGTTTGCGCACGTATCGCCACGGGCGCCTTTTCAAGTACGTCGCGATGCCCCGCGAGTATACTCTATCTCTGTAACGGGAGAACCCGGCGCGCCATCACCCTCCTAGCGAGAGATCCTTCGCACAGCTCAGAGACTTGTTTCCCGCGGCCATCGCATCCCCCATTCCCACCACCAGGAGGTCTCTAACATGCCAGCACCGCCGTACTTTCCTCATCATCGCCAAATAATTAGGATAAGTATAGCAGATCCCAGAACCCCTGCAAACATTCTTTTGGGGAGGAAATGTGGCTGAACTGCTGAAGCCACTGTAACCCACCTTCTATGTAAAAACTCTTTCGCTAATGCCTAAACCCAAGTTAACCCGAAGATCCAGCCGCTACCTCGTCGGTTGTGATTTGCATTTTGTCATAACCTCTTCCCATATTGTCATAACTGTCTACCACATTGTCATAACTGTCTACCACATTGTCATAACCTCACCCTATTTCCGGATTACCTCCACCCTTGAACGGATTACCGCTCCACTACGCGAGCCACCTTCGCACCCACGCATACAACTCCTGCATCACCACAACCGCCACCACAAAGTACACGCCAAACAACAAGTTCCGCACGATCTCTGGATCCCCGCCGCTGTGATAGTCACCCTGCGCGTGCAACCCGACGATCACCACAAATCCGACCAGCAATCCGATAACTCTCGCCCGCGTCACCTTCATAAAATCCCCTCCAATTTACCAGTTAACCCATCATATCACATGACAGAAAATCCAGCAGACCCTCCCCACCTCGCCGACCGGATCTTCATAACCGGCACTTCATTCACTAACTCTCTATATGAAGTAACACCCCTCAACCTAGTAAGAAAAACGGAGCGAACAAAAAGCCAGCCACCACCTCGCGAAGCTCCGTAAGTTCGTGATAACTGAACCTAGTTTTGTGATAACTGAACCGCATTTTGTGATAACTACTCCTGATTTCCGGATAACTCAACCTAATTTTGTGATAACTGACTTCGATTCTGTGATAACTCTTCTACATTTCGTGATAACCGAACCCGATTCTGTGATAACTGTACTCCAATTCCGGATAAGCGCACCCGATTCATTGATAACCACACCACATTTCCAGATATCGTATTTCACCAAGCTTGATTTTTGGAGGAAACCTTACCCTCATTTAAAAACGAGGCAACGAACTCTCGCCTCGTGCTCCTTAACAATAAAGAGGAAGGGTTCATATCCCTTATCAACATCGTAACCGCAGGTGCCCCGCAGTGACGTTTGCGTACTACTAGTGGTAGCCCTTACGCGCAGCGAAAATCCTTTCGAACGGCCATTGGTTTGGCCGTTCGAAATAGTTGAGCTAGCAACCACCTGTAGTTGCAAACGACACGTAGGGGCACCGGAGGTGACCTCTCTCGATTTTCTCATGCACTATTATATAAAGGAAAATTTTCTTACGATAACCGAATAAACCGCAAAAACAAGAAAAATTTCCACCATATCGCTTGATCTTTGCCTGCCTCCCCTTTACACTTAACGTAATTAGTGCTGACTTGGGCATGACCAAGTAGAAAGGAGGGCTTTACTAGATGGATCAACCGGCACACAAAATAACGGACTTCAGTATGGATTTCTTCAATCTGAAGGGAAAGACAGCGATCGTCACAGGTGGCAACTCCGGCATTGGACAAGGCTTCACGCTCGCACTTGCAAAGGCTGGAGCTGACATTTTTATTGTCAGCATGGAGGATGATCCTCTGACAAAGGAGCTTGTTGAAGCGGAAGGTGTTCGCTATCACCTCAAAATTGCCGACATTACAAAGGATGGAGCCTGCCGTGAGATCGTAGAGGAATGCATCGACACGTATGGCAAAGTGGATATCCTCATGAACAATGCTGGCATCAGTATCAACGAACCAGATGTCACGAAGTTCTCTCGATTACAGTGGGACAAAATGGTGTCCGTTAACTTAACCGCGCCATTTGAGCTCTCGCATGAGGTTGCAAAGTATATGATTCCTCAGCGGAGCGGCAAAATTATTAACACGTGCTCCCTATTTTCTTACCTCGGAGGTAAATGGTCTCCGGCATATGCGGCGACAAAGCACGGCCTAGCAGGCTTTACGAAGGCCTATTGCGACGAGCTCGCGGGGTACAACATTCAAGTAAACGGGATCGCGCCTGGCTATTTTGCGACCGATGTTACCGCTGCAACGCGCGCGAATCTCGAGAGCAATCAACGCGTGTTAGACCATATCCCAGCCAATCGTTGGGGAAATATTTTAGATTTGATGGGAGCTGTTGTGTATTTAGCAAGCGACGCATCTAATTACGTCAACGGTACGCTCTTAAACATAGACGGCGGGTATTTAGTCCGCTAGCGAGAAACGCAAGCTACAAACGTGCAAGGAACAAACGTGCAAGCAAGCACTACCATCAAGCACCACCAAACCAAAAGGAGACGATAAAATGAGTACACAGATGATTAACGACCTTATTAGCATGCTATCAGAAGATCAAGTTGAGACAAACGACGAGGCGCTTTACGACGCGTCGGCGGACCGCTACAAAAAATATGCGAAAGCAATGAACAAACTCGATGTGCCAGCACCGATTGCGATTGTGTATCCCCTATCAAAAGAGGATATCTCCGCTATTCTAAAATACTGTAACGAAAACAACATCAACGTGATCCCACGTAGCGGGAAGACAGGTACAGAAGGTGGACTTGAGAACTGGAAGGAAACAAGTCTTGTTGTAGACGGCTCACGCATGAACAACATTATCAAGATTGATTCCTACAACATGCAGGCTACTGTTCAAACAGGCGTTAAGCTACAAACGTTAGAGGACGAGCTTCGTAAGATTGGCTATACAACAGGACACTCTCCTCAGTCGAAGCCAGTAGCACAGTTCGGTGGACTAGTTGCGACGCGTAGTATCGGTCAGTTCTCGACATTATACGGCGCTATCGAAGACATGGTTGTTGGTCTTGAAGCTGTCTTCCCAGACGGGCATATTTCTAAAATCAAAAATGTCCCACGTCGTTCTGGTGGACCGGACATTCGCCACATCGTTATCGGCAACGAGGGCGCGCTTTGCTACGTATCCGAAGTGACCGTGAAGATCTTTAAGTTTTCTCCTGAAAACACGACGTTCCATGGCTATCTACTTGACGATGTAGAAACTGGTATTAAAATCCTACGCGAAGTCATGGTAAATGGCTACCGCCCGTCCGTTGCTCGCGTTTATTCCGAAGAGGATGCGCGCCAGCACTTCGAGCACTTTTATAAGGAAAAATGCGTGCTGATCTTTACAAGCGAAGGGCCGAAGGGCATCGTCGAAGCGACGAATCACGGGATTGAAGAGGCCGTTAAAAAGTTTGAGAGTGGCATCGTGGAGAAGGTTAATCCGAGCGAGATCGAGACATGGTTCAACAACCTTAACTGGGACCAGAGCCGCATCGACCGCGAGATTCAGGACATGCTCGATAAAAAGACGCACGATGGCTTCACGACCGAGATCTCTGCTGATTGGGAAAATGTGGTGCACATCTACAACAACGTTATCAACCGTATTCGCAACGAATTTGACCGTGCGGACGATTTAACGATGCTAGGTGGACACTCTTCTCACAGCTATTTAAACGGAACGAACATGTACTTCGTGTACAACTACGAGATTAACTGTGAGCCTGAAGAAGAATTGATGACGTACCACCACCCAATTCATGAAATCATCATTGAAGAAACGATTAAAATGGGCGGTTCTATGTGTCACCACCACGGAATTGGAAAGTACCGTTCTGAGTGGACGAAGGATGAACACGGCTCTGCTTACTACATGCTAGAGAAGCTCAAAGAAGCATTTGATCCTAACGGGATTATGAACCACGGCACGATTTTCCCGCAGCCGAATGAAATCAAGAAGTATATTCGCAACAAGTAGGAGAGGACGCTTATGACGACTCGATATGTAATGGGGATTGATAACGGTTCACAGAGCACAAAGGTCGCCATCTACGACCTCGACGGACAGGAAGTCGCCTTTGGATCCGCCACGCTTAGAGAGACGCTCACGCCAAAACCTGGCGTGGTCGTCCATCCTGAAGAGGATCTATGGGATAGCGTGAAGGCTGGAATGGATGACTGCCTCTCAAACTTTAACGGAGACAAAAAGGCGATTGAAGCGATCGGTCTATGCACGATCCGTTGCTGTCGCGTACTCTTGCAGGAGGACGGAGAGCTCGCCTCCCCGGTCCAAAGCTGGATGGATGAGCGGCTCTCGAAGCCGTACGAGCATACGGACGATAGCGTTCAGTATGTCACGACCACGTCCGGCTACCTCGGTCTGCGCATGACGGGCGAGCACCGAGATACCGCGGCTAACTGCGAAGTTTACTGGCCATTAGACTGGGAGACGCTCGATTGGTCGACGGATGAGCAGGTTATGAAAGACAACGGTCTGTCGCGCGACATGCTGTTTGACTTAGTGAAGCCCGGAGAGGCGCTCGGCACGTTACGCGCTGAGCTCGCGGAGGAATTCGGCCTGGGTAAGATCCCCGTCGTGGCAACGGCAAACGATAAAGCCGTCGAAGCACTCGGCGCTGGGATTCAGAATCCACAGTCGATTATGATTTCGCTCGGCACGTTTATCTCAGCGATGTCGTCTCACGATCATTACTTTGAAGACGCCAAAACGTTCTTCCCAACGCTCGCGTCCGTTCCACATAAATTCGTTTACGAATCGACTGGAATCAGACGTGGTCTTTGGACCGTTAGCTGGTTTAAGCGGTTGATTGGTGAGGAAATTACGAAGGAAGCGGAGCAAGAAGGCGTCTCTGTCGAGGATATATTGAACCTTCGCGCAGCGGACATCGCTCCTGGTAGCGATGGATTAATTACGATGCTCGATTGGCTCGCATCACCCGACACGCCTTACAGGAAGGGCGTTATGATCGGCTTCGACCAGCGCCATACGCGCTATCACATGTATCGCTCGATTTTAGAAGCTATTGCTTATGAAATGAAAAACAATATTGATGCGATGGCGGACGAAGTTGGTTTAGATCTGCGAGAAGTCGTCGTCATCGGTGGCGGTTCGAAGAGTAACGTGATGATGCAAATCTTATCAGACGTTTTTGGACTTCCCGTCCACCGCCGCAAGGGTAGTAGCGTCGCATGCCTTGGCGCCGCCATTTGTGCCACGACCTATCTAGGCGTTTACGAGGACTTCGATGCCGCGACGAGTTCTCTCGTGCAGAACGACTCTACCTTCGAGACAGATGCCCGGAATCACGCGTTTTACACAAACGTCAACGATTCCGTCGTCAAACACGTGAGACAGCATACCGACAGCATTTTAAAGCGCATGCACCCTATTTTTTCTTAAGAAACATCGAGAACGGGCAGAATAAGGCTACCCTTTGTAGCCTTATTTTTGTATAGTTAATCATTAGAGAGAACGATGCATTCGCTCCATCACAGAAAGGACGGATTGCGCTGTGATTAAAATTGTAACAGACAAATTAACAACCCTCGAAGTAGACGTGCACGAGAAGCTCTCCGAGCTGGTCAAAACGGATCAACGCATGAAAATCGTCGATGCCGCTGACCACTGCGGAGTGTCGCCATCCAAGGTGTCAAAGCTTGTACGAAAGCTCGGGTTTGAAAACTTTAAACAATACAAGACGTACTATAGTGGCGAGAACGTCACGCAACAGCCAGTAAAGCACTCATCCGAAATCGAACGCCTCACCCAGTTTTTAGCTGATTTCGATCATGCACTTGTGGAGGACTTCGTTTCGACGTTTGATCAGTATCAAAAAATCATTTTATTCGGTCTCGGCCCATCCTTCATATGCGCCGAATATTTTGCCTACAAGCTCGCTACCGTATCACAGAAAAATATCACGGTCGCACAAAGCGAGGGCTTCGCCGAACGTATTGCAGATGATCAGACGCTCTTAGTCGTCTTCTCTGTCACCGGCCAGTTCTCCTCGTTCGAGCGACTATTTGCGAACGTCAAACAGCAAGGCACGAGCATCATGCTCTTACTCGAAGAATACGTCAACATCGAAGACACCAATCCCGACTACGTCTTCCACCTATCCAAGTACCACCAAGCATCCGACCTAAAGCCATACGAAAAAACACGCACCAGTTTCTTCATCTTCATCGAAGAAGTCGTAAGCCTCCTGATTCGCAGGCAGCGCGGGGAGATAGGCTAGACAGGTTCTTTTTTGGGAGGAAAATAAAGTAACGGTGACACCCTAGCTTAAGAGGCTTAGGGTGTTGTTTTGTTTTTTGGGGGATTGAGTTGGAGCGATTTCGAGAGTAACCGTAACGCTCTACCCTTACGCTCGAGCGAGAGATCCTAGTTGAATCTGAAGAGCCAGCCACCGCCACGTCGGCAGGAGCTGTATGTAGGTAACTGAGTGGAGGATTTGATTAAATTCGGGTGTGGTTTTTGGATAATGATGCCTCGTTTTCGGATAATGATACTATGTTCTCGGATAATCGAGGCTCCTTTCCGGATAATGATGCCCCGTTTCCGGATAATGTCGCCCCGTTTCCGGATAATGTCGCCCCGTTTCCGGATAATCAAAGCTTCTTTCCGGATAATGATGCCGTGTTTTCGGATAATTGAAGCTCCTTTTCGGATAATGATGCTGTGTTTTCGGATAATCGAAGCTCCTTTTCGGATAATTATGCTTCGTTTTCGGATAATCGAAGCTCTTTTCTGGATAATGTCACCTCGTTTTCGGATAATCGAAGCTCCTTTCCGAATAATAATGCCTCCGTTTTAGATAATCGCACCCTCCACCTAATAAATTCAATACCCTACAAGCATATGAATAAGAGCCACCTATCAAACCAACTACAAAGTTATAGTGTCTTTTAATTTATAGTTGTTTTGGATAATCAGTGCTCTTTTTCGGATAATGATGCTATGTTTTCGGATAATCGAGGCTCCTTTCCGGATAATGATGCCGTGTTTTCGGATAATCAGTGCTCCTTTCCGGATAATGATGCCCCGTTTCCGGATAATCGCATTACCTTTCCGGATAATGTCGCCCCGTTTCCGGATAATCAAAGCTCCTTCCCGGATAACCACACCACCACCCAACCAAAAAACCCCCGCCCAGCACCAAGCTGAACGGGGGTCTCCAAAAAAACGCATTATCCTATATCACCCTAACCTACAACACTAACGCCACGAGCGCTCCGACTAGTCCGATCGCCGCCAGCACGTATACTGGTTTGACTGGCATCTCGCCGTCTCGCTCCATCGCTTTACCAAACATGTAGAACACGATTGGGTGCACGAGGAATGGCATCGAGAAGATGAACGGGATCAGTAATGACGCCTCTGTTCCAAACATTCCCTCCTGAATTGCTGCAAATAATCCGAAGTGGGAGATCGCCGACGCCTGTGCCATCGCCGAGTAATCCATCGCAAGCGAGCTCAAACTCAACAACGACAGTCCACCAAATACCGCAACAATCTGCCAACCGAAGGAGAACTGCATCAGTGCCGTTACTTCCTTACGATCTTCATTATTCGCCTTGCGCAGATTCTTCAGCGCAAGCGCCGTCAGCCCGATTCCGATCGCAACCAGAATCATCGCAGGCCCGATCCATAGCGCGCCTCTCTCAGCACTTACCGCTAGGATAGAAAATACGAAAATGTGGCCAAAAAACGGGATATTAATCATAATTGGGGCACGACTCGCCGCCGTTTTCCCAAAATCACCAGCCGTGCACGCTCCAGTCAAGCCGGAGTGAGACAACGCGCCGGCCATACCAGGCGCTAGGTTACGCGCATTCGCCGTCTTCGCGAAGAACATAATCAGCGCGATACCACCGAACATCCACAGAAGCTGTCCAAAGAATCCGTACACAAGCACCGCGTTAACGCCCGGAATCGCGAACGCCTCGCTAATACGAGAGCCCCCGACCAAGAAGTTCGCCGCAAGCACCACGGGAATCCCCGCAAATAACAGCGCGCGTAGCGTCGGACCAGCCACGTAGTTGTACGCAAGCGCACCGAACGCCGCCGAGATCATCATCGCAAAGAAAATCTGCGGCAGTGCAATCACCGATTCAACCGCTCCAGAAATATGGAACGATCCGAATAACACCACCACAATCCCGATAATCTCGATGATCCCTTTATTCACATACCCCTTCTTATTCACAAAACGAGCCTTATTATTCAATAAGAACGTCGCCAAGAATAAGCCAACCACCGCTAAAAACGGATAGAAGGATTGGAACTCATTGCCCGTCCCTAAAATCGCGCGCATCAGCGTCTGAATTCCGAGCAATAGTAAGAACGCTCGTAAGATAAAGAAGAACTGCGTTCGTGTCGTACCAGCCACCGGCTTTTCGCCCGAATAATCGACGATATCGTCCGCTTCCTCCTCCAATGACTTTTTGGAGAGGATCTTACGCAGCTCCTGTCCCCCAACGAAGAACGAGACAACAAGCGCAATAATCGTCGTCCCCGCCATCAAATCGATGAATGGCAAATTCGCCAGCCCAGGCGTCGAGATGCCTGTAAACTCAAGTAAAAATCCAGAGCCAAGCCCCAAGATCACGACAATGAGTATGGGCGAAAATCGAGACCCAGCCACCACTAAACGTGAAATCAACACAATCGGCACTAAAAATAACAGAATAGCAAAAAATTGACCAACAACATCTAAACCAGTAATCGCATCAGACATGTATTCAGAAACTCCCTTTCTCATTTAACACTCAACTATTAACTATATAATAAAAGAAGTTTCGACACAATTCATCACCTGTGCCTCACACAAAAAAGATGTGGCGAAATCGGTAAAACCACCCTATTCTTGAGTTATGTTCCGCATCCTGCATTTATGTTCCTAATTCTGAATTTATGTTCCGCATTTCAAAGTTATGGACTTCGTGCCAAAACCTTACTAAGTTATGTACAGCCTCCTACTTTTAAATGCCCGCTCTGTACATAGAAAATTCCTGTAGCATGTATATAATATTCCTACTTCATAAACACCATTCTCATAAATGAGCAATTAGACCTGGTTAACTATAACTAAAAAAGCTACAATATAGTTAACCATACATAGATGAAGGGGATGTCCAAACTGTTATTTTTAAGCTTTTTTAAAAAGAAAAAACCAGCAGCCACGAAACCAAAGACCACGTCACCTACCGTTACAAAGCCTAAAAAATCGAACGAAGAGATCGCTAAACGCAAAGGAGAACTAGGAGAATACAAAATTGATATTCAATTGGATCAGTTGCCTAAGGAGTACCGTCACCTAAGCGATCTCATGCTACATAACCCCAAAGCTAAATCAGACTATTCCCAAATCGATCATGTCGTGATCACGCCTTACGGGATTTT
This window contains:
- a CDS encoding FAD-binding oxidoreductase, which translates into the protein MSTQMINDLISMLSEDQVETNDEALYDASADRYKKYAKAMNKLDVPAPIAIVYPLSKEDISAILKYCNENNINVIPRSGKTGTEGGLENWKETSLVVDGSRMNNIIKIDSYNMQATVQTGVKLQTLEDELRKIGYTTGHSPQSKPVAQFGGLVATRSIGQFSTLYGAIEDMVVGLEAVFPDGHISKIKNVPRRSGGPDIRHIVIGNEGALCYVSEVTVKIFKFSPENTTFHGYLLDDVETGIKILREVMVNGYRPSVARVYSEEDARQHFEHFYKEKCVLIFTSEGPKGIVEATNHGIEEAVKKFESGIVEKVNPSEIETWFNNLNWDQSRIDREIQDMLDKKTHDGFTTEISADWENVVHIYNNVINRIRNEFDRADDLTMLGGHSSHSYLNGTNMYFVYNYEINCEPEEELMTYHHPIHEIIIEETIKMGGSMCHHHGIGKYRSEWTKDEHGSAYYMLEKLKEAFDPNGIMNHGTIFPQPNEIKKYIRNK
- a CDS encoding FGGY-family carbohydrate kinase, encoding MTTRYVMGIDNGSQSTKVAIYDLDGQEVAFGSATLRETLTPKPGVVVHPEEDLWDSVKAGMDDCLSNFNGDKKAIEAIGLCTIRCCRVLLQEDGELASPVQSWMDERLSKPYEHTDDSVQYVTTTSGYLGLRMTGEHRDTAANCEVYWPLDWETLDWSTDEQVMKDNGLSRDMLFDLVKPGEALGTLRAELAEEFGLGKIPVVATANDKAVEALGAGIQNPQSIMISLGTFISAMSSHDHYFEDAKTFFPTLASVPHKFVYESTGIRRGLWTVSWFKRLIGEEITKEAEQEGVSVEDILNLRAADIAPGSDGLITMLDWLASPDTPYRKGVMIGFDQRHTRYHMYRSILEAIAYEMKNNIDAMADEVGLDLREVVVIGGGSKSNVMMQILSDVFGLPVHRRKGSSVACLGAAICATTYLGVYEDFDAATSSLVQNDSTFETDARNHAFYTNVNDSVVKHVRQHTDSILKRMHPIFS
- a CDS encoding SIS domain-containing protein, with the translated sequence MIKIVTDKLTTLEVDVHEKLSELVKTDQRMKIVDAADHCGVSPSKVSKLVRKLGFENFKQYKTYYSGENVTQQPVKHSSEIERLTQFLADFDHALVEDFVSTFDQYQKIILFGLGPSFICAEYFAYKLATVSQKNITVAQSEGFAERIADDQTLLVVFSVTGQFSSFERLFANVKQQGTSIMLLLEEYVNIEDTNPDYVFHLSKYHQASDLKPYEKTRTSFFIFIEEVVSLLIRRQRGEIG